A genomic window from Synechococcus sp. CBW1107 includes:
- the recR gene encoding recombination mediator RecR → MIDQFERLPGIGPRTAQRLALHLLRQPEDQVQAFADALTAARRQVGQCSRCFHLSADPLCDICRNDERCNGQLCVVADSRDLLALERTREYKGNYHVLGGLISPMDGIGPELLQIQPLVNRVDREAMTEVILALPPSVEGDTTSLYLARLLRPFCLVSRIAYGLPVGGELEYADDVTLARALEGRRRME, encoded by the coding sequence CTGATCGATCAGTTCGAGCGCCTGCCTGGGATCGGTCCGCGCACCGCCCAGCGCCTGGCCCTGCACCTGCTGCGTCAGCCCGAAGACCAGGTGCAGGCCTTCGCCGATGCGCTGACCGCTGCCCGCCGCCAGGTGGGTCAGTGCAGCCGCTGCTTCCATCTTTCGGCCGATCCGCTCTGTGACATCTGCCGGAATGACGAGCGCTGCAATGGCCAGCTCTGTGTGGTGGCCGACTCCCGCGACCTCCTGGCCCTGGAGCGCACCCGCGAATACAAGGGGAATTACCACGTGCTAGGCGGACTGATCTCCCCGATGGATGGGATCGGGCCTGAACTGCTGCAGATCCAGCCCCTGGTGAACCGGGTGGACCGCGAGGCGATGACGGAGGTGATCCTCGCCCTGCCGCCGAGCGTGGAAGGGGACACCACCAGCCTCTACCTGGCCCGGCTGCTGCGGCCGTTCTGCCTGGTGAGCCGCATCGCCTATGGGCTGCCGGTGGGCGGTGAGCTGGAGTATGCCGATGACGTCACCCTGGCGCGCGCTCTCGAGGGCCGGCGCCGGATGGAGTGA
- a CDS encoding adenylate/guanylate cyclase domain-containing protein — MSQLASPVRSWWREVITGVDLKGRLSRRISFWIFLNFILVEALVLIPSVLRQAERLEQQMRALTNAKIEWIVAKGLNTTATELLAAIEELASPSMVHTIRGASLLKDSDGLVLGSFGEAPASGIRTDKTTGNASSWVLFTTRYDAVWSPQELGGGDLRLVIRHDASGLQAGLIRYVGKILLIVLGIALFLTFATMFILDRLVISRVLELRQRLILAGRAFLEGSSIDPTTILMPARGNDELSDVESAFNQSFLRTYREMGRRIQAETLAKTEQQRAEKLLLNILPEPIADEMKKGNDLIAQIHDEVSVLFADIVGFTELSRLLTCHDLVSRLNDVFSAFDDLSDRHGLEKIKTIGDNYMVASGLPRSIPHHAEAIADMALEMQAIIPRFSLDGASPLALRIGIHSGPVVAGVIGRRKFTYDLWGETVNIASRMESSGLPGRIQLTDATRHHLESSHVLTRRGLTAIKGVGDMSTHWLLQRR; from the coding sequence ATGAGCCAGCTCGCGAGTCCCGTGCGCTCCTGGTGGCGTGAAGTCATCACTGGTGTTGACCTCAAGGGACGGCTCTCACGCCGCATCAGCTTCTGGATCTTTCTCAACTTCATCCTGGTGGAAGCCCTCGTGCTCATCCCCTCTGTCCTGCGGCAGGCCGAACGGCTGGAGCAGCAGATGCGTGCACTGACCAATGCCAAGATTGAGTGGATTGTTGCCAAAGGATTGAACACCACGGCAACGGAACTGCTTGCCGCCATTGAAGAACTGGCCTCACCTTCGATGGTGCACACGATCCGGGGGGCCAGCCTTCTCAAGGATTCAGACGGACTTGTCCTCGGCAGCTTCGGAGAAGCTCCGGCATCCGGAATCAGGACCGACAAAACCACAGGGAACGCGTCCTCCTGGGTGCTATTCACTACACGATATGACGCCGTCTGGAGCCCTCAGGAGCTCGGTGGCGGTGATCTTCGACTCGTGATTCGCCATGACGCCAGTGGATTGCAAGCCGGCCTGATTCGCTATGTGGGAAAGATCCTGCTGATCGTTCTTGGGATTGCATTGTTCCTCACCTTCGCAACCATGTTCATTCTTGATCGGCTGGTGATCTCAAGGGTGCTGGAGCTGCGTCAGCGACTCATCCTTGCAGGCCGCGCATTCCTGGAAGGCAGCTCGATCGATCCGACAACTATTCTGATGCCGGCGAGAGGGAATGACGAACTGAGCGACGTTGAGTCAGCCTTCAATCAGTCATTTTTACGTACATACAGGGAAATGGGTCGCAGAATACAAGCAGAGACCCTGGCCAAAACTGAACAACAAAGGGCCGAGAAACTCCTGCTGAATATTCTGCCCGAACCAATCGCTGACGAGATGAAGAAGGGAAATGATCTGATTGCTCAGATTCACGACGAAGTCAGTGTTCTATTCGCTGATATCGTCGGATTCACGGAGCTTTCGCGATTGCTCACCTGCCACGATCTTGTCTCGCGCCTCAACGACGTGTTCAGTGCCTTTGACGATCTCAGTGATCGGCATGGCCTCGAAAAGATCAAGACCATCGGCGACAATTACATGGTTGCCAGTGGACTACCCAGGTCGATCCCTCACCACGCTGAAGCCATCGCCGACATGGCCCTGGAGATGCAGGCCATCATCCCGCGTTTCAGCCTGGATGGGGCATCCCCACTGGCCCTGAGGATCGGGATTCACAGCGGGCCCGTGGTTGCCGGCGTGATTGGTCGACGCAAGTTCACGTACGACCTCTGGGGCGAAACGGTGAACATCGCCAGCCGGATGGAATCCAGCGGCCTGCCCGGCAGGATCCAGCTCACGGATGCCACCCGGCACCACCTGGAATCCAGCCATGTCCTGACCCGTCGCGGCCTGACCGCGATCAAGGGCGTGGGAGACATGTCCACCCACTGGCTGTTGCAGCGCCGCTGA
- a CDS encoding DUF1350 family protein translates to MSRWRQQGSLWCLDSPEASGVIEFIGGSYLAATPQISYRRLLEALCRRGLSLRAWSYVPGFDHQAQATEAWRAFRGVRQDPSAGTRALPVLRLGHSLGCKLHLLAPDGGRGSSALAAMSFNNFSADRSIPLLADLAPRLGVRTEFSPSPQETLRLVGQLYGVPRNLLIRFGSDPLDQSPPLLEVLQQRPGDASSLLQLGGDHLTPASAGLRQNLLGTWADDPLRQRQIDRLAAAIDTWWRQDGARGPA, encoded by the coding sequence GTGAGTCGCTGGCGTCAGCAGGGAAGTCTCTGGTGTCTGGATTCTCCCGAGGCATCGGGTGTGATCGAGTTCATCGGTGGCAGTTATCTGGCGGCCACCCCCCAGATCAGCTACCGGCGTCTGCTGGAAGCTCTCTGCCGGCGCGGACTCAGCCTGCGGGCCTGGAGCTACGTGCCGGGGTTCGACCATCAGGCCCAGGCCACCGAGGCCTGGCGGGCCTTTCGGGGGGTGCGGCAGGACCCATCGGCGGGAACGCGGGCGTTACCGGTGCTGCGCCTCGGTCACAGCCTGGGCTGCAAGCTGCACCTGCTGGCCCCGGATGGAGGTCGGGGCAGCAGTGCCCTGGCGGCCATGAGCTTCAACAACTTCTCCGCCGACCGCTCGATCCCCCTGCTGGCCGACCTGGCCCCCCGGCTGGGGGTGCGCACGGAGTTCAGCCCGTCTCCGCAGGAAACCCTGCGCCTGGTGGGCCAGCTCTATGGCGTTCCCCGCAACCTGCTGATCCGCTTCGGCAGCGATCCCCTCGACCAGAGCCCCCCGCTGCTGGAGGTGCTGCAGCAGCGCCCCGGGGACGCCAGTTCCCTGCTGCAGCTGGGCGGAGACCACCTCACCCCCGCCAGCGCCGGCCTGCGCCAGAACCTGCTGGGGACCTGGGCCGACGACCCCCTGCGCCAGCGCCAGATCGACCGCCTGGCGGCTGCGATCGACACCTGGTGGCGTCAGGACGGAGCCAGGGGCCCCGCCTGA
- the lipA gene encoding lipoyl synthase: MSRYSAIPPAERLPAWLRRPIGSASALETVQAVVKGQRLHTICEEGRCPNRGECYAAGTATFLLGGPVCTRSCAFCQVEKGRPTEPFDAQEAERVAEAVEQLALRYVVLTAVARDDLADHGAALFTGTMAAIRRRNPLIAIEVLTPDFWGGHALRSEGEAAQRRRLATVLAAGPACFNHNLETVERLQGDVRRGATYERSLALLAAARDLAPQIPTKSGLMLGLGETAQEVVAAMKDLRRADCQRLTLGQYMRPSLAHLPVARYWTPEEFEELGAIARGLGFQQVRSGPLVRSSYHAAGD; encoded by the coding sequence ATCAGTCGATACAGTGCCATCCCCCCCGCCGAACGGTTGCCGGCCTGGCTGCGCCGGCCGATCGGCAGCGCCTCGGCCCTGGAAACGGTGCAGGCCGTGGTCAAGGGGCAGCGGCTGCACACCATCTGCGAGGAGGGACGCTGCCCCAACCGAGGGGAGTGCTATGCCGCCGGCACCGCCACCTTTCTGCTCGGTGGACCGGTGTGCACCCGCAGTTGCGCCTTCTGTCAGGTGGAGAAGGGCCGCCCGACGGAGCCCTTCGATGCCCAGGAAGCGGAGCGGGTGGCGGAGGCGGTGGAGCAGCTGGCCCTGCGCTATGTGGTGCTCACCGCCGTGGCCCGCGACGATCTGGCGGACCACGGCGCCGCGCTGTTCACCGGCACCATGGCCGCCATCCGGCGCCGCAACCCCCTGATCGCCATTGAGGTGCTCACCCCTGACTTCTGGGGGGGTCATGCCCTGCGCAGTGAGGGCGAAGCCGCCCAGCGCCGGCGGCTCGCCACCGTGCTGGCTGCAGGTCCCGCCTGCTTCAACCACAACCTGGAGACCGTGGAACGGCTGCAGGGCGACGTGCGACGGGGAGCCACCTACGAACGCTCACTGGCCTTGCTGGCGGCTGCCCGGGACCTGGCCCCCCAGATCCCGACGAAGTCAGGGTTGATGCTGGGGCTTGGCGAAACTGCGCAGGAAGTGGTGGCCGCCATGAAAGACCTGCGCAGGGCCGACTGCCAGCGTCTCACCCTGGGCCAGTACATGCGCCCTTCCCTCGCCCATCTGCCGGTGGCCCGTTACTGGACACCCGAGGAGTTCGAGGAGCTCGGTGCGATCGCCCGCGGGCTCGGATTCCAGCAGGTGCGCAGCGGCCCCCTGGTGCGCAGCAGCTATCACGCTGCCGGCGATTGA
- the psbP gene encoding photosystem II reaction center PsbP, with protein MAQRPSFPWLLSARRGLLGLLLGSLLLLGGLSGCSAAAAGLNSFQSPDGRYAFLYPTGWTRVAVSNGPQVVFHDLINSDETLSLVISEVNATNELESLGSAVAVGEKLGRIVIAPQGSGREAELVEAREREDGGHTFYDLEYAVHLADRDRHELATVVVDRGRLYTLAASTNELRWPKVKDLFRQVITSFTLQI; from the coding sequence ATGGCGCAGCGCCCCTCGTTCCCCTGGCTTCTTTCGGCGCGCCGGGGCCTGCTCGGTCTGCTGCTGGGCAGCCTGTTGCTGCTGGGAGGCCTGAGCGGTTGCAGCGCGGCGGCGGCCGGCCTGAATTCCTTTCAGAGCCCGGACGGGCGCTATGCCTTTCTCTATCCCACCGGCTGGACCCGGGTGGCGGTCAGCAATGGCCCCCAGGTGGTCTTCCACGATCTGATCAACAGTGACGAGACCCTCAGCCTGGTGATCTCGGAGGTGAACGCCACCAACGAACTGGAGTCTCTGGGCAGTGCCGTGGCGGTGGGCGAGAAGCTGGGCCGCATCGTGATCGCCCCCCAGGGCAGCGGCCGTGAGGCGGAACTGGTGGAGGCGCGCGAGCGGGAAGACGGCGGCCACACCTTCTACGACCTGGAGTACGCGGTGCACCTCGCTGATCGCGACCGCCACGAGCTGGCCACCGTGGTGGTCGACCGCGGTCGCCTCTACACCCTGGCGGCGAGCACCAATGAATTGCGCTGGCCGAAGGTGAAGGACCTGTTCCGCCAGGTGATCACCTCATTCACCCTGCAGATCTGA
- a CDS encoding FAD-dependent oxidoreductase translates to MLVIGAGLAGSLVALALAERGAAVELVDPGQGCSATGLSYGGVPWWAGAPGPLDALMAAAPAAWRQLEQRHGPLGWSPCSLRLHWSDAEVAAEAAVEGVQALASRHLGPDQVERLDPSPASGGRRVLRLGYGRIDSRRLSLALPEALERAGVRRRRGRCGPLRADALPARQVVLAAGAGCRALWPALPDRLRVSWAGVLRLEDASLSRELLSRSALIQPNDILMPLVARRQGLEQRADRLQRPEWIVDPGLAPWGEGLLLGQSSLIRPGSACGAPPQAAAQELELRRALGRIDPRLGQVPASFAQVPVSFCSSGPPLVGPVAGAAGLWLFAGLSSPFALVPALAELLAAALCGERPALERLPGASAEAGPDWG, encoded by the coding sequence GTGCTGGTCATCGGAGCCGGCCTGGCCGGCTCCCTGGTGGCCCTGGCCCTGGCCGAGCGGGGCGCAGCCGTGGAGCTGGTGGATCCGGGCCAGGGCTGCTCGGCCACCGGCCTGAGCTACGGCGGTGTGCCCTGGTGGGCCGGAGCCCCCGGGCCCCTCGACGCGCTCATGGCCGCAGCCCCGGCGGCCTGGCGGCAGCTGGAGCAGCGCCATGGCCCCCTGGGCTGGAGCCCATGCTCCCTGCGCCTGCACTGGAGCGACGCTGAAGTGGCTGCCGAGGCTGCCGTTGAGGGGGTCCAGGCCCTGGCCTCCCGCCATCTGGGTCCTGATCAGGTGGAACGGCTGGATCCCTCGCCTGCCTCGGGAGGCCGCAGGGTGCTGCGACTGGGGTACGGCCGCATCGACAGTCGCCGGCTGTCGCTGGCTCTGCCAGAAGCCCTGGAGCGGGCCGGAGTCCGGCGGCGACGGGGCCGTTGCGGTCCCCTGCGGGCCGACGCTCTGCCGGCCCGGCAGGTGGTGCTGGCCGCCGGGGCCGGCTGCCGGGCCCTCTGGCCGGCCTTGCCCGATCGCCTGCGGGTGAGCTGGGCCGGAGTGCTGCGGCTCGAGGATGCTTCGCTGAGCCGCGAGCTGCTGAGCCGTTCGGCTCTGATCCAGCCCAACGACATCCTCATGCCGCTCGTCGCCCGGCGCCAGGGTCTCGAGCAACGGGCGGATCGCTTGCAGCGGCCGGAGTGGATCGTCGATCCTGGCCTGGCGCCCTGGGGCGAGGGCCTGCTGCTGGGCCAGAGCAGCCTGATCAGGCCAGGCAGCGCCTGCGGCGCCCCACCCCAGGCTGCGGCTCAGGAGCTGGAGCTGCGGCGGGCCCTGGGGCGGATCGATCCTCGCCTTGGCCAGGTGCCGGCCAGCTTCGCGCAGGTGCCGGTGAGCTTCTGCAGCAGTGGACCGCCGCTGGTGGGTCCAGTGGCTGGGGCCGCTGGCCTCTGGTTGTTCGCCGGGCTCAGCAGCCCCTTCGCCCTGGTGCCGGCCCTGGCCGAGCTGCTGGCGGCAGCCCTGTGCGGTGAGCGGCCGGCCCTGGAGCGGCTGCCGGGGGCCTCGGCAGAGGCCGGTCCTGACTGGGGTTGA
- a CDS encoding fatty acid desaturase: protein MIRPLPHRSRLPVPSPAPSLEATSHSEPAYPSKAQLLACLPPDLLTIDTTRAWGSLAFSLGLSVLAYGVGTRIPLQPGAAPLWLLYALVTGTVAGGCWVIAHECGHQAFHPNRRVEAAVGFVLHSLLLVPYFSWQRSHAVHHANCNHLEGGETHVPARAGSAAGQMLERLATGLGPLAFGLLSLVVHLLLGWPLYLLFGVGGGEDHGAPTSHFWQGAPFRNGRRPLFPASSRRWMLRSNVGLVLMLLALALAATHSSLLRVLAVYGLPYLVINAWLVGYTWLQHTDVTVPHFASAEWTFAKGALQTVDRPYGPVLNLLHHGIGSTHVCHHVNPRIPHYNAWRGNALLRHHYPELVRFDPTPIHLALWRTASRCAVVSQGGSGGGFYFRVPVTAAETSC, encoded by the coding sequence TTGATCCGTCCTCTCCCCCACCGGTCCCGCCTCCCGGTCCCGAGTCCCGCCCCTTCCCTGGAGGCGACTTCCCACTCAGAGCCTGCTTATCCCTCCAAGGCCCAGCTGCTGGCCTGTCTGCCGCCTGATCTGCTCACGATCGACACCACCAGGGCCTGGGGCAGCCTCGCCTTCTCCCTCGGTCTGTCCGTGCTGGCCTACGGAGTGGGCACCCGGATCCCTCTGCAGCCCGGTGCGGCCCCGCTCTGGCTCCTCTACGCCCTGGTCACCGGCACCGTGGCCGGTGGGTGCTGGGTGATCGCCCATGAGTGCGGTCACCAGGCCTTCCACCCCAACCGGAGAGTGGAGGCCGCCGTGGGATTCGTGCTGCACAGCCTGCTGCTGGTGCCTTACTTCAGCTGGCAGCGCAGCCATGCGGTGCACCATGCCAACTGCAACCACCTTGAGGGCGGTGAAACCCATGTGCCGGCCCGGGCGGGCTCGGCCGCCGGGCAGATGCTAGAGCGACTGGCCACAGGCCTCGGACCCCTGGCCTTCGGGCTGCTTTCCCTGGTCGTCCATCTGCTGCTGGGCTGGCCGCTCTATCTCCTTTTCGGTGTGGGCGGTGGTGAAGACCACGGCGCTCCCACCTCCCATTTCTGGCAGGGAGCCCCGTTCCGCAACGGCCGCCGGCCCCTGTTCCCCGCCTCCAGCCGCCGCTGGATGCTGCGCTCCAATGTCGGCCTGGTGCTGATGCTGCTGGCCCTGGCCCTGGCTGCGACTCACAGCTCCCTGCTCCGGGTGCTCGCTGTCTATGGGTTGCCTTATCTGGTGATCAACGCCTGGCTGGTGGGGTACACCTGGCTGCAGCACACCGACGTCACCGTGCCCCATTTCGCCTCAGCCGAGTGGACCTTTGCCAAAGGCGCCCTGCAGACCGTCGATCGGCCCTACGGACCCGTGCTCAACCTGCTGCACCACGGCATCGGTTCCACCCATGTCTGCCATCACGTGAACCCCAGGATTCCCCACTACAACGCCTGGCGTGGCAATGCCCTGCTGCGCCACCACTATCCCGAGCTCGTGCGCTTCGATCCCACCCCCATCCATCTGGCGCTGTGGCGGACGGCCAGCCGTTGCGCCGTGGTGAGCCAGGGGGGCTCAGGCGGAGGGTTCTATTTCCGGGTGCCAGTGACCGCAGCCGAGACCTCGTGCTGA
- a CDS encoding DUF805 domain-containing protein, with amino-acid sequence MLDAYISGWKRAFDYSGRSNRGDYWWFFLANILVAIVLGLLAQLISQLSVLQNLYAIAAIVPGLPLCVRRLRDAGKAWPWIFISLIPIIGAIWLIVLLVMPSVPG; translated from the coding sequence ATGCTCGATGCCTACATCTCCGGCTGGAAACGCGCATTTGATTACAGCGGTCGTTCCAACCGTGGCGACTACTGGTGGTTCTTCCTGGCCAACATCCTCGTGGCCATCGTGCTGGGACTGTTGGCCCAGCTGATCAGCCAGCTGAGCGTCCTCCAGAACCTCTACGCCATTGCCGCGATCGTGCCGGGCCTTCCCCTCTGTGTGCGCCGCCTGCGCGACGCCGGCAAGGCCTGGCCCTGGATCTTCATCTCACTGATCCCCATCATCGGCGCGATCTGGTTGATCGTGTTGCTGGTGATGCCCTCCGTACCTGGCTGA
- a CDS encoding phycobilisome rod-core linker polypeptide encodes MALVQAPALGIDRFANDRNRESWSNGSEQDIKGIIRAVYQQVLGQQYVMASERLNGAESLFRNGALNVRELVRTVAKSGLYRSRFFENCNPYRFIELNHKHLLGRAPQNKAEMLHHFTILQDQGYDAEIDSYIDSDEYQERFGLDTVPYLHGWDYSKGHEGRQFSWLMQLARGAAASVKGESSGTQFRLGKALHQDRAVPVRGAAGRVVIVSTEGPFKALVSTQSGISSEYSPEVPMRAPSQEHRVEALRVSSGESSSGSGRVVTISATGLADNSYVRSGAYVIRVPFSRMNEALQRVNRLGGRVTNVVVS; translated from the coding sequence ATGGCACTGGTCCAGGCGCCCGCCCTAGGCATCGATCGCTTCGCCAATGATCGCAACAGGGAAAGCTGGTCAAACGGCTCCGAGCAGGACATCAAGGGGATCATCCGGGCCGTCTATCAGCAGGTGCTCGGTCAGCAGTATGTGATGGCCAGCGAGCGGCTCAATGGGGCTGAGTCCCTGTTCCGCAATGGCGCTCTGAACGTGCGCGAACTGGTGCGGACTGTGGCCAAGAGTGGTCTCTATCGCTCCAGATTCTTCGAGAACTGCAATCCCTACCGCTTCATCGAACTGAACCACAAGCATCTGCTGGGAAGGGCACCGCAGAACAAGGCGGAGATGCTGCATCACTTCACGATCCTGCAGGATCAGGGTTATGACGCAGAGATTGATTCCTACATCGACAGCGACGAATATCAGGAGCGCTTCGGTCTTGACACTGTGCCCTACCTGCACGGCTGGGATTACTCCAAGGGCCATGAGGGACGGCAGTTCTCCTGGCTGATGCAACTCGCCCGCGGAGCCGCAGCCTCGGTGAAGGGAGAGTCCAGCGGCACCCAGTTCCGCCTCGGCAAGGCCCTCCATCAGGACAGAGCGGTGCCGGTGCGTGGCGCCGCTGGCCGGGTGGTGATCGTCTCGACCGAAGGACCGTTCAAGGCGCTGGTGAGCACCCAGTCGGGGATTTCCTCCGAGTACTCCCCTGAGGTCCCCATGAGGGCACCGTCCCAGGAGCACCGGGTGGAGGCCCTGAGAGTGTCATCGGGCGAGAGCAGCAGCGGCAGTGGCCGGGTGGTCACCATCTCGGCCACGGGCCTGGCCGACAACAGCTATGTCCGCAGTGGCGCCTATGTGATCCGTGTCCCCTTCAGCCGCATGAATGAGGCCCTGCAACGGGTCAACCGTCTCGGTGGACGGGTCACGAACGTGGTGGTGAGCTGA
- the acs gene encoding acetate--CoA ligase has product MSQVTIESVLQEGRVFEPPAELAAGARIGSMAAYRELVARVEADPDAFWGEQARDQLHWFEPFHTVLDWSNPPFARWFEGGSTNVSYNCLDRHLDGPRAEKTALIWEGEPGDSRRFTYRDLHAEVCRAANALKALGIGKGDLVALYMPMVPEAAIAMLACARLGAPHSVVFGGFSAEALRDRLIDGGVKAVITADGGFRKDKAVALKPAVDQALADGACPTVDRVLVVRRTGQPTAMEEGRDHWWHELVDLQSADCPAEPMASEDRLFVLYTSGSTGKPKGVVHTTAGYNLWAHLTFQWIFDLRDDDVHWCTADVGWITGHSYIVYGPLSNGATTVMYEGAPRPSKPGAFWEVIQKHRVSLFYTAPTAIRAFMKSGREVPDRYDMSSLRILGTVGEPINPEAWMWYREVIGHERCPVIDTWWQTETGGVMISPLPGATPTKPGSATLPLPGIAADVVDSEGHSVGVDEGGYLAVRRPWPGMMRTVHGDPERFRKSYWEHITGDDGRPLYFAGDGARRDADGYYWVMGRVDDVISVSGHRLGSMEIESALVSHPAVAEAAVVGRPDDLKGEGIVAFVTLQAGLSGDEGLAADLRRHVGTEIGPIARPDEIRFSDALPKTRSGKIMRRILRALAAGEEVSGDTSTLEDRSVLDALRA; this is encoded by the coding sequence ATGAGCCAGGTCACGATCGAATCGGTGCTGCAGGAAGGCCGGGTCTTCGAGCCGCCGGCGGAGCTGGCAGCCGGGGCCCGGATCGGCAGCATGGCCGCTTACCGGGAGCTGGTGGCGCGTGTCGAGGCCGACCCCGACGCCTTCTGGGGGGAGCAGGCCCGGGATCAGCTGCACTGGTTCGAGCCCTTCCACACGGTGCTCGACTGGAGCAACCCGCCCTTCGCCCGCTGGTTCGAGGGGGGGAGCACCAACGTCTCCTACAACTGCCTCGACCGCCATCTCGACGGCCCCCGCGCCGAGAAGACGGCCCTGATCTGGGAAGGGGAGCCCGGGGACAGCCGCCGTTTCACCTACCGCGACCTGCACGCTGAGGTCTGCAGGGCCGCCAATGCCCTCAAGGCCCTCGGGATCGGCAAGGGCGATCTGGTGGCTCTCTACATGCCGATGGTGCCGGAAGCGGCCATTGCCATGCTCGCCTGCGCCCGCCTCGGGGCCCCCCACTCGGTGGTGTTCGGCGGCTTCTCAGCCGAGGCCCTGCGCGACAGGCTGATCGATGGCGGGGTCAAGGCCGTGATCACCGCCGACGGAGGCTTCCGCAAGGACAAGGCCGTGGCGCTCAAGCCCGCGGTGGATCAGGCCCTCGCCGATGGTGCCTGCCCCACGGTGGACCGGGTGCTGGTGGTACGGCGCACCGGCCAGCCCACGGCGATGGAGGAGGGACGTGACCACTGGTGGCATGAGCTGGTGGACCTCCAGAGCGCCGACTGTCCGGCCGAGCCGATGGCCAGCGAAGACCGCCTGTTCGTGCTCTACACCTCAGGCTCCACCGGCAAACCCAAGGGGGTCGTGCACACCACGGCCGGCTACAACCTCTGGGCGCACCTCACCTTCCAGTGGATCTTCGACCTCCGCGACGATGACGTGCACTGGTGCACCGCCGATGTGGGCTGGATCACCGGCCACAGCTACATCGTCTACGGACCCCTCTCCAATGGCGCCACCACGGTGATGTACGAGGGGGCCCCAAGGCCCTCGAAACCGGGGGCGTTCTGGGAGGTGATCCAGAAGCACAGGGTGAGCCTCTTCTACACGGCTCCCACGGCGATCCGGGCCTTCATGAAGAGCGGCCGCGAGGTGCCCGATCGCTACGACATGAGCAGTCTGCGCATCCTGGGCACGGTGGGCGAGCCGATCAACCCCGAGGCCTGGATGTGGTATCGGGAGGTGATCGGGCATGAGCGCTGCCCGGTGATCGACACCTGGTGGCAGACCGAAACCGGCGGCGTGATGATCAGCCCCTTGCCGGGAGCCACCCCCACCAAACCCGGATCGGCGACCCTGCCGCTGCCCGGCATCGCCGCCGATGTGGTCGACAGCGAAGGCCACAGCGTGGGCGTGGATGAAGGTGGCTATCTGGCGGTGCGCCGTCCCTGGCCGGGAATGATGCGCACGGTGCACGGCGACCCCGAGCGCTTCCGCAAGAGCTACTGGGAGCACATCACCGGCGACGATGGCCGCCCCCTCTACTTCGCCGGCGATGGCGCCCGCCGCGATGCGGACGGCTACTACTGGGTGATGGGCCGGGTCGATGACGTCATCAGCGTCTCCGGCCACCGGCTGGGCTCGATGGAGATCGAGTCGGCCCTGGTGAGCCATCCGGCCGTGGCCGAAGCCGCGGTGGTGGGGCGCCCCGACGACCTCAAGGGTGAGGGCATCGTGGCCTTCGTGACCCTGCAGGCGGGCCTCAGCGGGGACGAAGGCCTTGCCGCCGACCTGCGCCGGCATGTGGGCACCGAGATCGGACCGATCGCCAGGCCCGATGAGATCCGCTTCAGCGACGCCCTGCCCAAGACCCGCAGCGGCAAGATCATGCGCCGCATCCTGCGGGCCCTGGCGGCCGGGGAGGAGGTGAGCGGTGACACCAGCACCCTGGAGGACCGGTCCGTGCTCGATGCGCTGCGGGCCTGA
- a CDS encoding HAD family phosphatase, with the protein MNSPAACLFDLDGLLLDTEPLHGRAWRQAALEFGLELSDQQLLELRGRRRLDNAGSVIAWIQAAGRLPPTTEQLLAVQQPIARQLLPGARAIPGAPELLRRCRELAIPMALVTSSSHDSVGIKCAPHPWLEQIELIVCGDDPELTQGKPAPDIFLLAARRLGVAASTCWAFEDSLAGAQAALAAGAVVHVLLPDGLGREHYPREVRCLRSLADLKL; encoded by the coding sequence ATGAACAGCCCCGCGGCCTGTCTGTTCGACCTCGATGGTCTGCTGCTCGACACCGAGCCGCTGCACGGTCGGGCCTGGCGTCAGGCGGCCCTGGAGTTTGGCCTCGAGCTCAGCGATCAGCAGCTGCTGGAGCTGCGCGGACGCCGGCGCCTGGACAATGCCGGCAGCGTGATTGCCTGGATCCAGGCGGCGGGCCGTCTGCCTCCCACCACCGAGCAGCTGCTGGCGGTACAGCAACCGATCGCCCGGCAGCTCCTGCCCGGCGCGCGGGCGATCCCCGGAGCCCCTGAGCTGCTGCGGCGCTGCCGGGAGCTGGCGATTCCGATGGCCCTGGTCACCAGCAGCAGCCACGACTCGGTGGGGATCAAGTGTGCGCCCCATCCCTGGCTGGAGCAGATCGAGCTGATCGTCTGCGGTGATGATCCCGAGCTGACGCAAGGCAAGCCTGCCCCTGACATCTTTCTGCTGGCGGCCCGGCGCCTGGGGGTGGCCGCCAGCACCTGCTGGGCCTTCGAGGATTCCCTGGCCGGTGCCCAGGCGGCCCTGGCCGCGGGAGCCGTGGTGCATGTGCTGCTGCCCGACGGGCTCGGGCGGGAGCATTACCCCCGGGAGGTGCGCTGTCTCCGTTCGCTCGCCGACCTGAAGCTCTGA